In Mycobacterium stomatepiae, the following are encoded in one genomic region:
- the mycP gene encoding type VII secretion-associated serine protease mycosin: MELSTSLIARLVAVSALAALTSVGIPSAQAVSPPEIDDRLLPKPALPAPSRPTVQREVCTMVTGNPAPGRNQLAELDLPRVWRLTRGAGQRVAVIDTGVSRHRRLPDVVPGGDYVFTGDGTGDCDAHGTLVAGIIAAAADSSADGFSGVAPDVTLISIRQSSAKFAPASDPSNSGIGDVDTMAKAVRTAADLGASVINISSVACVAVTSALDDRALAAALAYAVDVKNAVVVAAAGNTGGGGQCPPQRPDASWQTISVVVSPAWYDDYVLTVGSVDDAGAPSAFTLAGPWVDVAATGESVTSLSSAPLSGTSYAAPVVSGLAALIRARFPALTARQVMQRIESTAHHPPTGWNPLVGNGTVDVLAAVSTDSGAPADIAQPPPARAPIGTPAPMPTNSHARDTALRGAAGCLIAVVCALIIGAAKRRLRPSRDDVAGDRRVRPA; the protein is encoded by the coding sequence ATGGAGTTGAGTACCTCGCTGATCGCGCGGCTAGTGGCGGTATCGGCCCTGGCGGCTTTGACGAGCGTGGGAATACCATCAGCACAGGCGGTTTCGCCGCCGGAGATTGACGACCGGTTGCTGCCGAAGCCGGCGCTTCCGGCGCCGTCGAGACCTACCGTACAACGGGAGGTCTGCACGATGGTGACCGGGAACCCTGCGCCGGGGCGAAATCAGCTCGCCGAACTCGATTTACCGCGCGTCTGGCGACTCACCCGTGGTGCGGGCCAGCGGGTCGCGGTGATCGACACCGGCGTTTCGCGACACCGCCGGCTACCCGACGTGGTGCCCGGCGGCGACTATGTGTTCACCGGCGACGGCACTGGGGACTGTGATGCGCACGGCACGCTGGTCGCCGGAATCATCGCCGCTGCAGCCGATTCCAGCGCCGATGGTTTCAGCGGTGTGGCGCCCGACGTGACGTTGATCAGCATCCGGCAGTCCAGCGCGAAATTCGCACCCGCGAGCGACCCGTCGAACTCGGGCATCGGCGATGTGGACACCATGGCGAAAGCGGTCCGCACTGCCGCCGACCTGGGCGCGTCGGTGATCAACATCTCGTCGGTGGCGTGCGTTGCGGTCACGTCGGCGCTCGACGACCGGGCACTGGCGGCCGCGCTGGCCTACGCGGTTGACGTCAAGAACGCCGTCGTGGTGGCCGCGGCCGGAAACACCGGTGGCGGCGGACAGTGCCCGCCGCAGCGCCCGGATGCGAGTTGGCAGACCATTTCGGTCGTGGTCAGTCCGGCCTGGTACGACGACTACGTGCTGACCGTCGGTTCGGTGGACGACGCCGGGGCACCGTCGGCGTTCACGCTGGCCGGACCCTGGGTCGACGTCGCCGCAACCGGGGAGTCGGTGACGTCGTTGAGCTCCGCACCATTGTCCGGAACCAGTTATGCCGCACCGGTTGTCAGCGGACTCGCCGCCCTGATCCGGGCCCGGTTCCCGGCACTGACGGCGCGGCAGGTGATGCAGCGCATCGAGTCGACCGCGCATCATCCACCAACGGGTTGGAATCCGTTGGTCGGCAACGGGACCGTCGACGTCCTTGCCGCGGTGAGCACCGATTCGGGCGCCCCCGCCGATATCGCCCAGCCGCCTCCGGCGCGAGCACCGATCGGCACACCGGCGCCTATGCCTACCAATTCTCATGCGCGCGATACCGCGTTGCGCGGCGCGGCCGGCTGCCTCATCGCTGTGGTGTGCGCGCTGATCATCGGCGCAGCCAAACGACGGCTACGACCGTCCCGCGATGATGTCGCGGGCGATCGACGCGTTCGCCCGGCTTAG
- a CDS encoding purine-cytosine permease family protein, with translation MQYVTSTADTSPAARETLEDYTLRFAPRSYRRWSTAVVGISALGGIAYLADFAIGANLGITYGTANALCGIGIFALVIIATGLPLAYYAARYNIDLDLITRGSGFGYYGSVVTNVIFATFTFIFFALEGSIMAQGLKLGLGIPLWIGYVCSTLIIFPLVIYGMKVLSQLQLWTTPLWLILMVAPFIYLVTSHPESVGEFFSYTGQQGHGGVDAGSALLAAGVCLALIAQIAEQIDYLRFMPPKTPQNSRSWWTWVLLAGPGWVLFGAIKQIVGLFLAVYLVFHLVGSLSIANQPVHQFDQIYANFMPDWLALTLAVILVVLSQVKINVTNAYSGSLAWTNSFTRVTKHYPGRVVFLAVNLTIALILMEANMFDFLNTILGFYANCGMAWVVAVASDIVFNKYLLKLSPKKPEFRRGMLYAINPVGFGAMLLAAGLSIAAFFGGLGETLRPYSPLVAIVVALVMPPILAVVTRGKYYLRRTHDGIDLPMYDEHGNPVDDELTCHACNHDFERPDMLACVAHAAHICSLCLSTDKRAEHVLDAQP, from the coding sequence ATTCAGTACGTGACTTCCACCGCCGATACATCTCCTGCTGCCCGGGAAACGCTCGAAGACTACACACTGCGGTTTGCACCGCGCAGCTACCGCAGGTGGTCCACGGCGGTGGTAGGGATCTCCGCGCTCGGCGGCATCGCTTACCTGGCCGACTTCGCGATCGGCGCCAACCTCGGCATCACCTACGGCACGGCAAATGCGTTGTGCGGCATCGGAATTTTCGCGCTGGTAATCATCGCGACCGGACTGCCGCTGGCCTATTACGCGGCGCGTTACAACATCGATCTGGATCTGATCACCCGCGGCAGCGGCTTCGGCTATTACGGCTCCGTGGTGACCAACGTGATCTTTGCGACGTTCACGTTCATCTTCTTCGCGCTCGAAGGTTCGATCATGGCCCAAGGCCTCAAACTGGGCTTGGGTATCCCGCTGTGGATCGGCTACGTCTGCTCGACCCTGATCATCTTCCCGCTGGTCATCTACGGCATGAAAGTCCTTTCACAGCTGCAACTTTGGACCACGCCGCTCTGGCTGATCCTGATGGTCGCGCCGTTCATCTATTTGGTCACCAGCCATCCCGAGTCGGTTGGCGAGTTCTTCTCCTACACCGGCCAGCAAGGCCACGGCGGGGTCGACGCCGGCTCGGCGCTGCTGGCAGCGGGTGTGTGCCTGGCACTGATCGCCCAGATCGCGGAGCAGATCGACTATCTACGGTTCATGCCGCCGAAGACCCCGCAGAACTCGCGCAGCTGGTGGACTTGGGTGCTGTTGGCGGGTCCCGGTTGGGTGTTGTTCGGCGCGATCAAGCAGATCGTCGGGCTGTTCCTCGCCGTCTATCTGGTCTTCCACTTGGTGGGGTCACTGTCGATCGCGAACCAGCCGGTGCACCAATTCGACCAGATCTATGCGAACTTCATGCCGGATTGGCTGGCGCTGACGCTGGCCGTGATCCTGGTGGTGCTCAGCCAGGTGAAAATCAATGTGACCAACGCGTATTCGGGTTCGCTGGCCTGGACCAACTCGTTCACCCGCGTGACCAAGCACTACCCCGGCCGCGTCGTCTTCCTTGCCGTCAATCTCACGATCGCGCTGATCCTGATGGAAGCCAACATGTTCGACTTCCTCAACACCATCCTGGGTTTCTACGCCAACTGCGGGATGGCGTGGGTGGTAGCGGTGGCCTCCGACATCGTCTTCAACAAGTATCTGCTGAAGCTGTCCCCGAAAAAGCCCGAATTCCGCCGCGGCATGTTGTACGCGATCAACCCGGTGGGCTTCGGCGCGATGCTGCTGGCCGCCGGGCTGTCGATCGCCGCGTTCTTCGGGGGCCTCGGCGAAACACTGCGGCCCTATTCGCCGTTGGTGGCGATCGTCGTCGCGCTGGTGATGCCGCCGATCCTGGCGGTCGTGACCCGCGGCAAGTACTACCTGCGGCGCACGCACGACGGCATCGATCTACCGATGTACGACGAGCACGGCAATCCGGTTGACGACGAGTTGACCTGCCACGCCTGCAATCACGACTTCGAACGCCCCGACATGCTGGCCTGCGTGGCCCACGCCGCGCACATTTGTTCGCTGTGCCTGTCCACCGACAAGCGCGCCGAGCACGTGCTGGACGCCCAGCCCTAG
- the eccB gene encoding type VII secretion protein EccB: MPHQPATWAHVSGYRFLLRRIERALLSGDTGASDEPLRARTMPLTVGCVMAAIALAGCAFIGMLAPQARLDRAQIVMGKETGALYVRVGDTWHPVLNLASARLVAATDANPQPVAESQLRRTKRGPLLGIPGAPQLLGPPLSGDDAIWTICDTNGDTATTVVVGPTGGPSVHRLTRDQALLVAPGPGPPAYLLYNGERAVVDLADTAVVRALRLEGQAPVVVSQALLNAVAEAPPITAPRIRGAGGKAAGLPGFAVGSVLRITRGDGDEYYAVLSTGVQRVGQVAADLLRFGDSRGTANIIAVAPDVIRGAQIVDALPVGTFPERAPGPGLASGATTVCVSSAGTGHPDAALLTADGPPLPVGQAPVALSQADGRGPALDAVYLPPGRNAYVRGNGSGSRYLVTDTGVRFAVHDDDAAHDLGLPTDTVPVPWPILAVLPSGPELSRANASIARDIIAGRS; this comes from the coding sequence GTGCCCCACCAACCCGCGACCTGGGCGCACGTCAGCGGTTACCGATTCCTGCTACGCCGCATCGAGCGCGCACTGCTGAGCGGCGATACCGGGGCGTCCGACGAACCGCTCCGAGCCCGCACGATGCCCTTGACCGTCGGCTGCGTAATGGCGGCCATCGCCCTCGCCGGATGCGCTTTTATCGGGATGCTGGCCCCCCAGGCACGGCTGGATCGCGCGCAGATCGTGATGGGCAAGGAGACCGGAGCGCTGTACGTGCGAGTCGGCGATACCTGGCACCCGGTGCTGAACCTGGCGTCGGCGCGGCTGGTCGCGGCGACCGACGCCAATCCGCAGCCGGTGGCCGAGTCGCAATTGCGTCGCACCAAACGTGGTCCCTTGCTGGGTATTCCGGGCGCACCGCAGCTCCTCGGCCCGCCGCTGTCCGGCGACGACGCGATCTGGACGATCTGCGATACGAACGGTGACACCGCCACAACGGTGGTCGTGGGGCCGACCGGGGGACCATCGGTCCATCGTCTGACCCGTGATCAGGCGCTCCTGGTCGCACCGGGTCCGGGACCGCCGGCGTACCTGCTCTACAACGGCGAGCGGGCCGTGGTGGATCTTGCGGACACCGCCGTCGTGCGTGCACTGCGGCTAGAAGGTCAGGCGCCGGTTGTCGTCTCGCAGGCACTGCTGAACGCGGTCGCGGAGGCTCCGCCGATCACGGCGCCCCGCATCCGGGGTGCGGGCGGCAAGGCGGCAGGACTTCCCGGCTTTGCGGTCGGCAGTGTGCTGCGCATCACCCGCGGCGACGGCGACGAGTACTACGCCGTCCTGAGCACCGGGGTCCAACGCGTCGGTCAGGTTGCCGCGGACCTGTTGCGTTTCGGCGACTCCCGGGGCACCGCCAACATCATCGCGGTGGCACCCGACGTGATCCGCGGCGCCCAGATCGTCGACGCGCTCCCGGTGGGGACGTTCCCCGAACGCGCACCCGGGCCCGGCTTGGCGAGCGGTGCCACCACCGTGTGTGTGAGCTCGGCGGGGACCGGCCATCCCGATGCCGCGCTGCTGACCGCAGACGGCCCGCCACTCCCGGTCGGTCAGGCTCCGGTGGCCCTGTCACAGGCCGACGGACGCGGTCCGGCGCTTGACGCCGTCTACCTGCCACCCGGCCGGAACGCCTACGTGCGGGGCAACGGTTCCGGCAGCCGCTATCTCGTCACCGATACCGGGGTGCGCTTCGCGGTTCACGACGACGACGCCGCCCATGACCTTGGGCTGCCGACCGATACCGTTCCCGTGCCGTGGCCGATCCTCGCGGTGTTGCCATCCGGGCCGGAACTAAGCCGGGCGAACGCGTCGATCGCCCGCGACATCATCGCGGGACGGTCGTAG
- the rplQ gene encoding 50S ribosomal protein L17: MPKPTKGPRLGGSSSHQKALLANLATSLFEHGRIKTTEPKARALRPYAEKLITHAKNGTLHNRREVMKKIRDKDVVHTLFAEIGPHFADRDGGYTRIIKVEARKGDNAPMAVIELVQEKTVTSEADRARRVKASKKTEAPAAAAAPAEEAEEVATEEVVAEEAASEETTTEAAEPAAEAEAPAEPEAEAANEGDEADDK; the protein is encoded by the coding sequence ATGCCCAAGCCCACCAAGGGCCCTCGCCTCGGCGGGTCGTCTTCGCACCAGAAGGCTCTACTGGCCAACCTGGCCACGTCGCTGTTCGAGCACGGTCGGATCAAGACGACCGAGCCGAAGGCACGTGCGCTGCGGCCGTACGCGGAGAAGCTGATCACGCACGCGAAAAATGGCACGCTGCACAATCGCCGAGAGGTGATGAAGAAGATCCGAGACAAGGATGTGGTGCACACCCTTTTCGCGGAGATCGGGCCCCACTTCGCCGATCGGGACGGCGGCTACACCCGCATCATCAAGGTCGAGGCGCGCAAGGGCGACAACGCCCCGATGGCCGTGATCGAGCTGGTGCAGGAAAAGACCGTCACGTCGGAGGCCGACCGCGCGCGTCGGGTGAAGGCTTCGAAGAAGACCGAGGCACCCGCCGCTGCGGCGGCTCCGGCCGAAGAGGCCGAAGAGGTGGCGACCGAAGAGGTCGTGGCCGAGGAAGCCGCGTCGGAGGAGACGACGACCGAAGCGGCCGAGCCGGCCGCCGAGGCCGAAGCGCCTGCGGAGCCCGAGGCTGAGGCCGCCAACGAGGGTGACGAGGCAGACGACAAGTAG
- a CDS encoding cutinase family protein yields the protein MRLAGRWLGLGAAALVTVAGLLATPSAPVARAFDCPDVEVIFARGTNEPPGLGRVGDAFVDSLRQQTGLNILPYGVNYSASKLQLHGGDGANDTIDRVKKSVETCPNTKIVLGGYSQGASVMDIVAGVPIGGISWGSSLPPQYANNIYAVATFGDVADRAGGTLPSQSALLGSKAIDLCNPNDPICHAGPGNEWSGHTEGYVPVYTTQAAAFVASKLMIGTGQSVPGYGPGYGPQAPGVGPQTPGYGPQTPGQAPGPIPQSPQAPGPLTPSYAPQSPTPPFPASPTPQTDVVAAVH from the coding sequence GTGCGGTTAGCCGGTCGCTGGCTCGGCCTGGGTGCTGCCGCCCTGGTCACGGTCGCGGGCCTGCTCGCCACGCCGAGCGCCCCCGTCGCACGCGCATTCGACTGCCCGGATGTCGAGGTGATCTTTGCCCGCGGCACCAACGAGCCGCCCGGACTGGGCCGCGTCGGCGATGCCTTCGTCGACTCGCTGCGCCAGCAGACCGGATTGAACATCCTGCCCTACGGCGTGAACTACTCCGCCAGCAAGCTGCAGCTGCACGGCGGCGACGGCGCCAACGACACCATCGACCGCGTCAAGAAGAGCGTGGAAACCTGCCCGAACACCAAGATCGTGCTGGGCGGCTACTCGCAGGGCGCGTCGGTGATGGACATCGTGGCCGGTGTCCCGATCGGCGGCATCAGCTGGGGTAGCTCGCTGCCGCCGCAGTACGCCAACAACATCTACGCCGTCGCCACCTTCGGTGATGTGGCCGACCGCGCCGGCGGGACGCTGCCCAGCCAGAGCGCATTGCTGGGCTCGAAGGCGATCGACCTGTGCAACCCCAACGACCCGATCTGCCACGCCGGTCCCGGCAATGAGTGGAGCGGGCACACCGAGGGTTACGTCCCCGTCTACACCACCCAGGCGGCGGCGTTCGTCGCGTCCAAGCTGATGATCGGCACCGGCCAGTCGGTGCCCGGGTACGGGCCCGGCTATGGTCCACAAGCCCCCGGAGTCGGCCCGCAAACCCCCGGCTACGGCCCGCAGACGCCCGGGCAAGCACCTGGCCCCATCCCGCAGAGCCCGCAGGCGCCCGGCCCGCTGACACCGAGCTACGCCCCGCAGTCGCCCACCCCGCCGTTCCCCGCGTCGCCCACGCCGCAAACCGACGTGGTTGCCGCGGTCCACTGA
- the eccD gene encoding type VII secretion integral membrane protein EccD, with the protein MSDPGLRRVCVHAGNAVIDLALPSGLPVATLLPPIVDALKADGVSDSIATRYQLSVLGSAALDSSATLAQCGVRDGDVLVLNRSATPPPAVRYDDVAEAVSQMLTGQAWSPSRNARAARLTAALGAGCLTGIGCLALVRNTFASNVFVGTTAGVTALIAFAALLLAALTNRGYRDAMAGVTLSLVATAFATVAGFLAVPGAPGLPNMLLAAAVASVTAALAMRVSDCGARTLTAVSCFAMIVAVAAFAGVVTGVQLPAIGAAVVLVSLGLLGLSARAAIMLAGLSPEPAHPAPDDLAARAIRADAWLISLLAAFSASAATGAIVTVAGGTPRPGSTAFGAATGALLLLHADSVDKKRMLPGVISAVATIATTFGVVSLRTPGHGAWIAAATALLVAGAFYLGFVAPGRSPSPIARKSVELLECVVLIAMVPLTCWLWGLYGAARGLYPTWS; encoded by the coding sequence ATGTCCGATCCGGGGCTTCGCCGGGTGTGCGTGCATGCCGGCAACGCTGTCATCGACTTGGCGCTGCCGTCCGGGCTGCCCGTGGCCACCCTGCTCCCGCCGATTGTCGACGCCCTCAAAGCCGACGGTGTCAGCGATTCGATCGCGACGCGGTATCAGCTGTCGGTGCTCGGCTCGGCCGCGTTGGACTCATCCGCGACGCTGGCTCAGTGCGGTGTCCGGGATGGCGATGTTCTCGTACTGAATCGGTCCGCGACACCGCCACCCGCAGTTCGATACGACGACGTGGCGGAGGCCGTGTCGCAGATGCTCACGGGCCAGGCCTGGAGTCCGTCCCGCAACGCCCGAGCGGCGCGGCTTACCGCTGCGTTGGGAGCCGGTTGCCTGACCGGCATCGGTTGTCTTGCGCTGGTCCGAAACACCTTCGCCTCCAACGTGTTCGTTGGCACCACCGCGGGAGTCACGGCACTGATCGCATTCGCGGCTCTGTTGTTGGCAGCTCTCACCAATCGCGGATACCGGGACGCGATGGCCGGCGTCACGCTGAGCCTGGTCGCCACGGCATTCGCCACGGTTGCCGGCTTTCTCGCCGTGCCCGGCGCGCCGGGTCTGCCCAATATGCTGCTGGCCGCTGCCGTGGCGTCGGTCACCGCCGCGCTGGCAATGCGTGTATCCGATTGCGGTGCGCGCACATTGACCGCGGTGTCGTGCTTCGCGATGATCGTCGCTGTCGCGGCATTCGCGGGTGTGGTCACCGGCGTCCAGTTACCGGCGATCGGTGCGGCGGTGGTGCTGGTCTCGCTGGGGCTGCTCGGCCTATCGGCACGTGCGGCGATCATGCTGGCCGGGTTGTCACCCGAGCCAGCACATCCGGCCCCCGACGATTTGGCCGCCCGCGCTATCCGCGCCGATGCCTGGTTGATCAGTCTGCTGGCGGCGTTTTCGGCTTCGGCAGCCACCGGCGCCATCGTCACCGTCGCGGGGGGTACGCCGCGGCCCGGCAGCACAGCATTTGGGGCCGCCACAGGTGCGCTACTGCTCCTGCACGCCGATTCGGTTGATAAGAAAAGGATGTTGCCGGGTGTTATCAGCGCGGTAGCTACGATCGCAACGACGTTCGGAGTGGTCTCACTCAGGACCCCAGGGCACGGCGCGTGGATTGCCGCAGCGACGGCACTCTTGGTCGCCGGTGCGTTCTACCTCGGGTTCGTCGCTCCTGGCAGGTCGCCGTCACCCATCGCGCGAAAGAGCGTCGAGCTGCTGGAGTGTGTGGTCTTGATCGCGATGGTGCCGCTGACCTGTTGGCTGTGGGGCCTCTACGGCGCCGCCCGAGGTCTGTACCCGACATGGAGTTGA
- the truA gene encoding tRNA pseudouridine(38-40) synthase TruA, with the protein MTRQTTSSEDVRLRLDIAYDGTEFAGWATQTGQRTVAGVIDDSLTTVFRTPVRLWAAGRTDTGVHATGQVAHVDVPAAALPNAYARSPRDGDPEFLPLLRRLGRFLPADVRVLGIMRAPAGFDARFSALRRHYEYRLSTAAYGVEPQQARYITAWPRDLDVDAMSDASQDLLGLHDFAAFCRYRQGATTIRDLQRLDWSRDGDLITAHVSADAFCWQMVRSLVGALLAVGEHRRTRDWCRELLDATARSSDFAAAPAQGLTLVSVDYPPDDELASRILITRDLRTR; encoded by the coding sequence GTGACGAGGCAGACGACAAGTAGCGAAGACGTCCGTCTTAGGCTCGATATCGCCTACGACGGAACAGAATTCGCGGGCTGGGCAACTCAGACCGGGCAGCGCACTGTCGCCGGCGTTATCGACGATTCGCTGACGACTGTTTTCCGCACGCCGGTACGGCTGTGGGCGGCCGGGCGCACCGACACGGGAGTACACGCCACCGGACAGGTGGCCCATGTCGATGTGCCCGCCGCCGCCCTGCCGAATGCCTACGCCCGCTCGCCCCGTGACGGCGATCCGGAATTCCTACCGCTGCTGCGCCGGCTCGGCCGATTTCTGCCAGCCGATGTTCGGGTGCTCGGAATCATGCGTGCCCCAGCGGGTTTCGATGCGCGGTTCTCGGCGCTGCGGCGCCACTACGAGTACCGGCTGTCGACGGCGGCCTACGGCGTGGAGCCGCAGCAGGCGCGCTACATCACCGCCTGGCCGCGCGACCTGGACGTGGACGCGATGAGCGACGCCTCACAGGATCTGCTGGGCTTGCACGATTTCGCGGCCTTCTGCCGTTATCGCCAGGGCGCCACCACGATTCGCGACCTGCAGCGACTGGACTGGTCGCGCGATGGCGACCTGATCACCGCGCACGTCAGTGCCGACGCGTTCTGTTGGCAGATGGTGCGCTCCCTGGTCGGCGCGTTGCTGGCCGTCGGCGAGCACCGGCGCACCCGGGACTGGTGTCGTGAATTGCTCGATGCGACAGCACGATCCAGCGATTTCGCGGCCGCGCCCGCGCAAGGCCTGACGCTGGTGAGCGTGGACTATCCGCCGGACGACGAGCTCGCGTCGCGCATCCTGATCACCCGGGATCTGCGCACCCGCTAG
- a CDS encoding DNA-directed RNA polymerase subunit alpha has protein sequence MLISQRPTLSEDVLTDSRSQFVIEPLEPGFGYTLGNSLRRTLLSSIPGAAVTSIRIDGVLHEFTTVPGVKEDVTDIILNLKGLVVSSEEDEPVTMYLRKQGPGEVTAGDIVPPAGVTVHNPGMHIATLNDKGKLEVELVVERGRGYVPAVQNRASGAEIGRIPVDSIYSPVLKVTYKVDATRVEQRTDFDKLILDVETKSSITPRDALASAGKTLVELFGLARELNVEAEGIEIGPSPAEADHIASFALPIDDLDLTVRSYNCLKREGVHTVGELVSRTESDLLDIRNFGQKSIDEVKVKLHQLGLSLKDSPPSFDPSEVAGYDVATGTWSTEGAYDDADYAETEQL, from the coding sequence ATGCTGATTTCACAGCGCCCCACCCTGTCGGAGGATGTCCTCACCGACAGCCGGTCCCAGTTCGTCATCGAGCCGCTGGAGCCCGGATTCGGCTACACCCTTGGCAATTCGCTGCGGCGTACCCTGCTGTCGTCGATTCCCGGCGCGGCCGTCACCAGCATTCGTATCGATGGCGTGCTGCACGAGTTCACCACCGTGCCCGGCGTCAAGGAGGATGTCACCGACATCATCCTGAACCTCAAGGGTCTGGTCGTGTCCTCCGAGGAGGACGAGCCGGTCACCATGTACCTGCGCAAGCAGGGCCCGGGCGAGGTCACCGCGGGTGACATCGTGCCGCCGGCCGGCGTGACGGTGCACAACCCCGGCATGCACATCGCGACGCTGAACGACAAGGGCAAGCTTGAGGTCGAGCTCGTCGTCGAGCGTGGTCGTGGTTACGTGCCGGCCGTGCAGAACCGTGCTTCTGGTGCCGAAATCGGCCGTATCCCAGTCGATTCCATCTACTCGCCGGTGCTCAAGGTCACCTACAAGGTGGACGCCACCCGTGTCGAGCAGCGCACCGACTTCGACAAGCTGATCCTGGACGTCGAGACCAAGAGTTCGATCACTCCCCGCGACGCGCTGGCGTCGGCGGGCAAGACCCTGGTCGAATTGTTCGGCCTGGCACGCGAACTCAACGTCGAGGCCGAGGGCATCGAAATCGGGCCGTCGCCAGCCGAAGCCGACCACATCGCGTCGTTCGCACTGCCGATCGATGACCTGGATTTGACCGTCCGGTCCTACAACTGCCTCAAGCGCGAGGGTGTGCACACCGTCGGCGAGCTGGTCAGCCGTACCGAGTCCGACCTGCTCGACATCCGCAACTTCGGCCAGAAGTCCATCGACGAGGTCAAGGTCAAGCTGCACCAGCTGGGGCTGTCGCTCAAGGACAGCCCGCCGAGCTTCGACCCGTCCGAGGTCGCGGGCTACGACGTCGCCACCGGTACCTGGTCCACCGAGGGTGCTTACGACGACGCGGACTACGCCGAAACCGAACAGCTCTAA
- a CDS encoding cutinase family protein: MGVRSIGNALLAAFMSIGSAVALAPMASAGPPCPGAEVVFARGREEPPGAGLVGDAFANSLRTKTQLPLGVYGVNYPADVDPAKGANDMSSHVQYMAKHCPNTREVLGGYSLGAVSADLVIAVTQPSFGFKNPLPPDIDQHVAAVALFGNGTQRVVGPVPGFSPAFAGKTIEECAPGDPICNGNGNGKMVWASHLQPSYIDSGLVDQAAAFAAGKL; the protein is encoded by the coding sequence ATGGGGGTTAGATCGATCGGCAATGCATTGCTCGCGGCGTTCATGAGCATCGGGTCCGCCGTGGCCTTGGCTCCAATGGCCTCGGCGGGGCCGCCGTGCCCGGGAGCGGAAGTGGTGTTCGCCCGGGGCCGTGAGGAACCCCCCGGCGCCGGCCTGGTCGGTGATGCGTTCGCCAACTCGCTGCGGACCAAGACGCAGCTGCCGCTCGGTGTTTACGGGGTCAACTACCCCGCCGACGTCGATCCCGCAAAGGGCGCCAACGACATGAGCAGCCACGTCCAGTACATGGCCAAGCACTGCCCCAACACCCGCGAGGTGCTCGGTGGCTACTCGCTTGGCGCCGTGTCGGCCGACCTGGTGATCGCGGTGACGCAGCCGTCGTTCGGGTTCAAGAACCCGCTGCCGCCGGACATCGATCAACACGTCGCCGCGGTCGCGCTGTTCGGCAATGGCACCCAGCGCGTGGTGGGCCCGGTCCCCGGCTTCAGCCCCGCCTTCGCCGGTAAGACGATCGAGGAGTGCGCACCCGGCGACCCGATCTGCAACGGCAACGGCAACGGCAAGATGGTGTGGGCGTCGCATCTGCAGCCCTCCTACATCGACTCCGGACTGGTGGATCAGGCCGCCGCCTTCGCCGCCGGCAAGCTGTAG
- a CDS encoding cutinase family protein: MAAAFLAATAMLLGFPLVPRALAACPAVEVVFARGTNEPPGVGKVGGAFISSLRQQTQRNVGAYGVNYPANDDFLAATDGANDASAHIQHMADNCPSTKLVLGGYSQGAAVIDIVTAAPLPALGFRDPLPSDAADHVAAVALFGNPSGRAGNLMTALSPDFGGKILNLCNPGDPICSDGSSWQAHLSYVPGLTNKAAHFVAAKI; this comes from the coding sequence ATGGCCGCCGCATTCCTCGCCGCGACCGCAATGCTGTTAGGGTTCCCGCTGGTCCCGCGCGCCTTAGCTGCGTGCCCGGCAGTCGAGGTGGTGTTCGCCCGCGGAACCAACGAGCCACCCGGCGTCGGGAAGGTGGGCGGGGCCTTCATCAGCTCCCTGCGCCAGCAGACCCAGCGAAATGTCGGCGCCTACGGAGTCAACTACCCCGCTAACGACGACTTCCTGGCCGCCACCGACGGCGCCAACGACGCCAGCGCCCACATCCAGCACATGGCCGACAACTGCCCCAGCACCAAGCTGGTGCTGGGCGGTTACTCGCAGGGCGCCGCCGTCATCGACATCGTCACCGCCGCACCGCTTCCCGCGCTCGGCTTTCGCGACCCGCTGCCGTCCGATGCCGCCGATCACGTCGCCGCGGTCGCCCTGTTCGGGAACCCGTCGGGCCGGGCCGGCAATCTGATGACGGCACTCAGCCCGGATTTCGGCGGCAAGATCCTCAACCTGTGCAACCCGGGCGACCCGATTTGCTCCGACGGCAGCTCGTGGCAAGCCCACCTCAGCTACGTGCCCGGATTGACGAATAAGGCCGCACATTTCGTCGCGGCCAAGATCTAG